Part of the Aptenodytes patagonicus chromosome 14, bAptPat1.pri.cur, whole genome shotgun sequence genome, CCTGTCCTCTTACATccttaaacagaaataaaggagGAGCAAAGATAAGCCTTGCTCCAAAAGGCAAATAACAGGAGATTGCAACACTAAACCAAACATTTCATAGTTCAGCTGCAGGCGGTGCTACAGGGGCTGGTGAATGGTAGGGAGTAATGCCCTGTTCTCCCTGGGAAGCATTGAGCACCTTGTAGACCCAGTAAGGCAGATAGATTGTAGGAAAAGACTGTTTCTGGTAGCACAGCTCCTACAGGTGAAGCCCCCTTCCCTTGCCGAGGGAATGAAAAAAGCCACTGCAAGCTCCTATTGCTGGAGGCAGGCGCAACCACCGCTTCTGTCCGTCCCTTCTCTGGCAGGGCTGTACAGCAGCGTGCGCCTCGCCTCCCAAAGAGTGTAAGGCTGCACCCTCCGGAGCTGAGAAAGGGGCAGGTAGTCACACTGTGCCGGTCTGTGCTAACAGTAACTTGCAGCACAGCTCGTCCTGAGGGGAGAGCTTCAGGAAAGGCATTGCCCAAGGCCTGACGAGGTTACATCTCCCACATCTGGTGTCAAAGTCATCCTTGTGACTCATCACAAAATACCTTCAGCTGTCATGTGACAGGAgctgttttccattttccagccATCTAATGATTTCCAGCTCTAGTAGCACAGCTGTACCTGTAACTGTGCTGTTCGCTGACTGCTTCCTGCCCCCACATCCTGCCAGGCTGGCTGGAGGAAGGTGTCTGAGCTGCTGTAGTTTGCCCTCAGTTGCAGAAGGACTTGCCCACGCCCTTCTGGGGTCCCTCGCTCTCTGTGAGGGTGTTTGCCCCGTATTACCTGGAATTCAGAAATGGGGCCAGCTTCAACCCACCTATTTTTGCAAGAGGAGAGAAATTTGATAATTGATCTGAACTAGCCACAGAGTAACTCTCCTAGGCTCAGGAATGCACAAATGCAATGGAGTGGCTCCACATCAACACATCAGGGAATGTGAGCTGCCCAGGTGCCAAAGGGAGAAATATGCGCGCTGTGCTTACGCCTGTGAAGTAGGAACTTTAATATGTAGTACAAAGGATTATTAATTCTCATTGTCATGGGAGGAAAGTAGAAATTTGGTAAAAAGCATGTTTACAATCAGCAGAGCAAGGAGGATGGTGCTTCACCATTTCATGAAGAGCTCTCACTTCCAGGTATCTAAAGATTTTATTATGGTACAGAGGAGGAATGGCTGGATGGGGGCACTCCAGGTTAAAACCCAAGCTCCAGGTTAGCAGCGGATTCCCATACCAATAGCCATGAATGTCCCAAACGTCCCACCACTTTGCATCATTGTTTTGCCAACTCCACCCATCAGCTCTCGTCCTCTCATGCCAATCCTGagataaagaaaaacacaggaatTATATAAAAGCTGAAGCCTGACAGGTAACAGACATGCAGCAGAAAACATCTGATACAACCAGCTAATGGTTGCCTGAGTGCCCAAATCAAACACCTCCTCTTCAGTCTAAATTTAAAATGGTACCGCCTGCCTCCGCAAGGAGACTGGCTGCGGTGCCCTGTGCCTGAGCTACTGCAAACAAAAATGGAGCTGTTCTCTTTGGGGTACTCGAGTGACCCTTGCCAATGGCCcatgtgtattttttcctgcagcGGTAGCAGCTGACGCTGTACCCTCCTGCCACGCCGTTAGCAGGAACAGCTTTACCTGCTAACGTCCCAAATACCCtcaatttggggggaaaaaaataaatggggcTGTCCAAGTATTTGACTTGTCAGAGCATAAAAAGGGTCTGAGCTGTTGTATTACCATCCTGTCTGGCTGCAGTGGAAGTATTTTTAATACCACCAACATAGAAAGTTAGTTTGCAACATGGTTTTATTTACCACTGACACCATATTTTTAATACGAGAGAAACTTGAAAGGCCTAGAAGTGTCCAGAGGCATTTCTGTTCTCCAGTTCCCATTTACCTGAGGTcagaccaaaacaaaaagaattgtTCCTTCTCAGGAAGCTCTCGTATTTGGCTTTTAAGCACTGCAGTGAATGTAGGGTCTGAGGAATTTCACGCACCCgatttttaaaacatgaagatTTTCCCTCAAAATGGTACAGCAGAAGTAACGTAGCTGGGTCATTCAAGTACGACAGAACCACTGTCACCGCTTCCTCTAAATACcctaaatctgtattttctgctaGCATTGTACTGCTTACAAGTATTCTCCAGGATCTGAGAGAGAgcagaaaacttttaaaactctATCAGATTAGACTTtgtgcctttttctccttttaggcTCACTACCAAACCATCGCCCGTGTTTAATCACAGACTGAAAAACCTCAAGCAGAAAGAGTTCTGCAAAATATGAAAGAgcttatttcagtaattgctTTTCATGGATCCTGTGTGCCAAAACCAGTCAGTGAGCAGCACAAGAGCTAACTTGGAGCAGCAAACATTGTTTCCGTGCCAGCATGCCGGGGAGTGCTGCGGGAAGGTGGAATATTGTCCCTCTCTGATTCACAATGGGATTGTGCCAGTGCCAGCCACAGCTCTGCCTCCGCTCTTGCAAATAAGGCTCGGGGTCAGTACGGTAATTGCCTCCGTGCACGGGGATGGGACACCCAAAGCAACCACAATGCAAATACCCGAGAGCTTGCAGAGTACCTCAGGAAGCTTTAGAGCGAGGAGAGGGCTGCACGTGTATCTGCACAGACAACTcacccagctcctcctggagccGATCTTCCACAGTCTCAGCTTCCCAACACAACCTCCCTTAGGAGCGGCAGGAAAAGGTCTGCGAAACTGCGATCTCCTTGTACTCAGCTGACCCGGGGCGATGCCCCACCATTGTCAGACTTTCCTGTCTGAGGCTGGGGGGCTGACAGCAGGCTCTCGAACTGTGGCTATTTCGGGGCCGCTGGCAAAGTTTCACCTATGTGATGACACAGGGCCAGACCCGCACCTCCCTTCCCAACCCCAGAGCGGGAGCATTTCTCTCCGGCTATCACTCTGTCACAACCTGTCCACAATAGCCATTTCCTTGGCATACCTGAGGCAGGAAAATGTGCCGAACagtgctcctgctgccatgccCACTGCAAAGCCCATCATGAAACCCATCTTTACTCTGTCAAAGCAGCTGGGCTGTGATTGCCCGTACGGGCCCACGGTCACAGGCATCTAgagaagcaaacacaaaaaaccgCGTGGATTTACTGCTTTGTCTAACAGGCTTCTATAACCAAAGTAGGCTGAAGAGCAGGCCCGCACATTTCAGAGCCTCTTGTAAGGGTAGTGTCAGAGGCTTTGCAGGCTTTCAGACTTGTTTCCTCGCCTGCCAAGTAAGAAAAGACAGGGAGGGATGCCAGTGCCTTGATGACGGCCCCGTTTCTCCCTCGGCAAGCCCCGGTGAGCGCCGCTATGTCTCCGAGAGCCGTTTCGGGACCTCGCTCCGTGCTTTTCAGCTCCCAACGAGCAGCGCGCGGCGCCACCTGGCAAAGCCTCCGCCGCCGGGCCCGTCCTCCCGAGCTGCCGCCCGCCTCGCAGGCAGAGGAGCGGGGCAGCGCATCCGCCCTTCGGGAGCCCAAGGCCAAGGCGGGGGCTCACGCCGCAGACCACCCCAGCGGCTGCCCCGGGAGGGGCGGCCTCCACTTCCCGCCCGGCGCAAGGCCTCGCACCCGGCGCACCAGGGCCCTCAGCGCCCGTTTCGACTCACGGGTGCTTCGGCCGCGACCCGCCCCTCCCCCGGGAGACCCGGACCTCCGCCGCGGACCCCCGGGCCCGCTCGGGAGGGGTGAGGGCCGGCGCCCCGCCCGTACCTCGCtcgccccggccgcgccgcgccctcCGCCGCTGCCCGCTCCGGCCTCCGCTTCCGGCGCGCGCGTGACGTCGCCGGAAGGGGCGGGCAGCCGCCCAGCCCAGCGGCgcggccatgctgctgtggcggCGCCTGGCGGCCCTgcgggcggcccccgccccccggcggctctcggcggccgcgccgcgcccggcaTCGGCACTGGGACCGGGACAGGGGGCGGCACGGGGACCGGGTAAGGCTGCGGTGGGGGCAGAGCCGCTGCctgggccgggggcggcggcggagcccgaGGTGCGGGTGGGCCCGGCCGGCGGAGCGCGGTCCCGCCGCTCCCGCGGGGCGCCTGACGGCGGGTCgtcctccctcccctcagggcGAAGCGGCGATGGAGACGGCGCCCTGCGGCCGCTCTACATGGACGTCCAGGCCACCACCCCGCTGGTAAGGGCCGGGCCTCGCGGGGGCTGCCGTCTGTCCCCGGCCTGGCGTGCTTGGGTCGCGGCGCCGGAGCCCCCAGGCTGCCTGTGCGCCTGCAGCCGCTGCCGCGTCCCCCGGATCCGCGGGTTTCCCCCTACAGAACAGGAActgcagggggaaggggagaaatagACTTTGTTTCTGCTCTCTTTTTCCTGGAGCGCTGGCGTCTTTCCCGAGCGTAAGGCTCTCCCGGCACTCCTGGGGACGGCCGCGGGGGAAGCAGCGTCCTCTGAAGTTAGCTGTAACGACAGACGCTTTTGTCTGGGGCACGGGGGAAGTCTGGGTCATCCTCCAAAAGGCCTTTTAACTTCGCCGCGACAGTCGCATCGCCGTCGAGTCTCCCGCCGCAGCCCGGGGCGTGCGGGGGCTGGGCGCCTCCGTTGGCGTTCAGGGGCTGcgctgcagggtgggagcagtggcagagcCGCCCTAGAGCTTACACCGAAATCTGTGGGGATGGGTATTGTTTTGGGGGGCAGCAAGAGATTCATTTAACCAAAATACTTACCTGTGTAACTTTTCCTGACTTTTTAAGACCTTGTATTTCTTCTGCTCAGAAAATCCCGTTCTTCTGTAATCGTCTTGATGCAGATTGAGGTTACGTGCGAGGGCACGGAACATAATTGCCGGATACTCCTATTTGCTGGAGGCTGTGTTGTATACAATGTACAGTAACTTCAAGTTTTTGAGATCTGGCCTAAGCTAAACCTGGACACTGCAGCAGAAGTGCTGCTAATCCTGGGGCAGAGCAAAGGGGGGTGTGTAGAGGGGACAGAgatgcttttccttctctgtttctaaGGCTGGGTGGTTTGCGTCCCGCAGGATCCCAGAGTCCTGGACAGCATGCTCCCGTACCTGATGGCCTACTACGGCAACCCCCACTCCAGGACCCATGCCTATGGCTGGGAGAGCGAGGCCGCCGTGGAGAAGGCGAGGCGGGTGAGTCTTCGGCTCTCCGCAGTCGTAGTGGTTTTCCTGCTGGCGAGGAAATTCAGTGTcgaaagaaaatcaaaagcaatgATAGAACTGTTGTAGTTAGTTCTCTGTGGACTGGATTTAGCAGCTTCCTCTTTGCTTAGCTATACTTTAGCAGATTTATTGCAAGAAAAAATAGTGAGATTAGAGCAACTGAAATGGCAGAAACCAATACTTTAGGCAAAGGTGCCTCAGGATTTTTGGTTTCCTGAGGTCACAAGCGTGCTGCTGCAGTAACTGCGCTAACTTCCTATTTTATCATTCTCCTAATCTTAGGTATGtgtctttgtcattttttttggAAGTAATATGTACTGGGTTTTTGTCTACTTAACTTTCATGTTCTTTTATGACAGGCTAATGCTTAATACCACTACTGCTGATGACTACGAATTCCTTATGTATTTTGTATTAATGCAGATATTTAGACTATTGTACCTGTAGCATAACTTTGGTAGATACTAGCTGTAATCCTTTCGAGGCTCAAGGGGGTattcttgaaaacattttgcatgtGTTTTGCTATGGtgaattaattgtattttatCTTAACAAAtcaaatttatatttctttttaaacagcaagtTGCTGATTTAATAGGAGCTGATTCAAGGGAAATTATATTTACCAGTGGTGCAACAGAATCAAATAATATGGCAATTAAGGTAAAAGGTTTATATTGATAGTTAGTTATTACGTTAAAATTATGCTCTTAAGAACTGTATGCATCTTTCAACAGTTTAAATGTTAATATGTTGGCCTAGTTAGCAAATATTTGCATTCCTGGATTTAGTCCTTGTGGTATTCTGCTACATACATGGAGGAAATACTGGGATGTTTTGGTGCCCAGGACATGGTTTTGAGGACAGAGTGTCATACTCAATGTTTAGTTTACACGCACCAAATACAATCCTTCTGCTTATGTGATTAAAATCTTTATCATGAAATGTAGTGGAGATGCTGATTACAAACTCTCTTATGACTAAGACTAGGTAGTGTTTTAACCTTTAGTATGTGGTTGTTCAGACTTTTCACTGTATATGGCTCCattgcaaatgtttttaaaaagtatttctgttaatACTGTCTAGAACTTATATCAGTTAACATTTCACAGGCTTTTTGAAAAGTGagatgctttgaaaaatgagTGCTGATGGAAATCTGTAGTGTGAATTACATGTCAGTACATGATTTTAGATTCGTGACTTTGGGGCAAACAGGGAAGATCCATATGAATTATATCTAAATAGTAATTTCTTGTTTCAGATAATTTTGTGTAAAGCTTGCTTCTTCAGTGGTCTAACGGCAAATTTCTTGTTCATTGATTGTGCCTGACAGGGTGTTGCAAGGTTCTATAAATCCAGAAAAAAGCATATCATTACTACGCAAACAGAGCACAAGTGCGTGTTGGATTCTTGCCGTTCCTTGGAGACAGAAGGTTTTCGGGTCACGTATCtacctgttaaaaaaaatgggCTCATAGATTTGAAGGTAGGTTGTTTACTGAcagaaacaaagtgaaaacagaagAGGTTTTTGCTTCAAATTGATGCTCAAGAGGACCTTGTGTCCTCTTGATGATAAAGAGGAAAAGATGGTAAATATCACAAGGTAGAATGAGAGTGACAGTCAAATCTCCGTCACAGCTGGAGAAGgattttctgttctctctggTGCTCTAGACTTTTTCTCAACCAAAACATCCATTTCTCATCCCACTGTTCACCTGCTGTCATTCATACCCATGCAGGTGGAGCTGTTGCATACCCTGTAGAGAGCGCAGTACATGACTAGGATGGAGCTGGCTTTGATACAGGAGTTAGGGGTGAAATTTCATGACCTGAGCTACTCAAGGCATCAGACACAGCGATTACAATACTCCCTTCCGATTGCTGTCCATGAACTGACCCTTCTGGGTGTACTGGCCGCATCCTGGGGTTTAGAAGTTGTATACGCTTATTTCATTGTTTGTGTCCAGTAATACAGGACAGTATCAGTTTTATTTCTAGCCCCGTCATCTGGCTTGGAGAAATGTTATGTGTATGTGGTGGGGTAGAGGGACCAGGCCTGCAGACGCAGAAGCGTTAGTCATGTTCTCAGAGAACTTTGCTGGCAGACTCCTTCTTTGCATGATGCTTTCTTGTATGTAGTGCAGTTCCTTTATAGCCAACCTCACTTTGTCTAGATGTGGCTTCAGCTGTTTTGTGCGTGGttaattcattaaagaaaatagaTCAGAGGAATGTATGAGACATAGCAAAAGCCTGTTCTGACTTGATTTAATCATGTCAGGTGGCACGGTGCATACCAGGGTTAGGATGCAGAAATGCAATTGATCACGCTCCTCTTCCTACAGGAATTTTGTGTTCACGTGGATTAGTGCTCTCACCAGGACTGTTTGTCAGAACCCAAGGGGTTTGTTGGTTATACACTAGTTAGGGTGGTTAAGATTTGCTAGCAAATTGAAGGTGTGCACAGGAATCTTGCTTCCGCTGTTAATAACAACTTCTGTCTGTTTGAATATTTCACCAGGAGTTGGAGGCTGCGTTCCAGCCAGATACAAGTTTGGTTTCTGTAATGACTGTGAATAATGAAATAGGAGTAAAGCAGCCAATTCATGACATTGGTAAGTACACCATGGCTTCCAGAGGTCGGCTAATGTCGCTTCTGCTTCattttacttaatattttcatAGCCGAGTGCTACTGATGCAAAAGGTTAGGTGTAGTATAGTTAAGGAATAAATAATAATGCTGTCCCAGATAAAAACTTATAAGGGAAGTGAGGATGAAATTCAGTAGCAATTATAGCCTTGTAGTACAGATCAGCTGCAGTGTTTCTAGTTTCATACTGAGTTGTATGATGGATGAAAAAATTGCACAGAATAACTGGCCAAATTGAGTTTACATACTATAATGGTTTATTGAGCACTTGTAGTGTTTAAGAGGAGAAATGTGCAGAATTTGGGGCGGGAGGGTATAGTGAGCACCACACTTAGACACCCCTTCCCCCCAATATTGCCATATACAGTCATGAACAATTGGTTTGGAGGTCAAAAGGCCACTGAAGAGCCAGGTTTCTGGAacaggaggcagggagagggtgaACCAGGCTCTGAGCAGGCAGATGGAGGGACAGGGACCTCAAAGCAGTCTGGCAAAGCAGGTGAAGGGAGAGCTGGACAACCAGGGTTGTTGGAGCAGGCAGGGTGAGCAGGTGGCCCACATATGCAGCTCCCTGGATCCCACCATGATTCCTTGATAATGTTTCCCATGACAGtgacaaaacacacacacacccccgcccccTTCATATTCAAGGTGCCGTTCATAAGGTGTTTGAATTTTTAGACAGTTTTTAGGCTTTGGCCTCTGCCCTGGAGTTTATACTGCATGGTTCTGGAGGGTATTGTTTTCCCAGGCTGTGGCAGGCATCTTACCCTGTTGCGCAGCTGATTTTCCTCTTGCTtagctgctgcattttttttttctttattatgctTAGAGCAGCATTTTCCCCAAGGCTCTTCAGGTTATATTTCTTCATTGACAAGTAATTGACCATCAGTGAGTTGCTTATAGGCCTGAGGACTCTGTTTTCCTCCTGTGCTTATATTGTCGAGGCCGTTACTGTTGTCCCACGCTTAAATGCCAGAGAAACCTGGTACCAAGCTCTGGTTCCCACAGTAAGTTCTCATAGCACCTTGATAACAGGTCTAATAGACCAGGACTGGGGCCTTGCAAGTTAACCTAAGGCCCTGTTAGCGTGAGGCCTATGGCCTGATATTAGCAGTAGCGATGCTGTTCTTGCTGGACCACGGGAGGACAACTGTTCCTGTAAAAGATAATGCTGAACTTGTGCAAAGGAGAGGTCTGGGATGCAACTGTGCTAGGTATGGATTCTGTGGAAGATGCGCTGTAAGTTTTTTGacgacaaaaataaataatattaaagttCACTGCCCATGAACATCACATTATTTTGTCCCTTAGTGTATTTTAGCTCTGGATGCAAAAACATTGATTACAGGCTTGAGTGACTTCAGGTGGTAGTAATCAGCGTGTGTGAGGACTAGTGACAATTCTGAGAACATTTTTGAAGCTGAGTATTGCAAAACTTGGAAAACAGAGCAAATGGCATAAAAATACTTGGCAAGTATAAACTTGAAAGTAAGCCTGGCTTGTACTGGACTAgtgttgagaagaaaaagaatcaagaaaaaaaattttaatttttgtccagCTGTGGAGTCATCCCTGTGGGGAAAGTTGGATGTCCTGTGCAGCCATTTGAACTTGAACTTGGTAGGTGTGGGTTTGGAAACAATCTCACTTCTTAACAGCAGAAGACTTTTTAACTTCTCATCTGAAGAAATTCACTGTAGTCTTACCTGCTGACCTGCCTAAACCTATGCCCAGCTAGGCGTTAGCTAGAATAGCTCCTACAGAGCTTTAGACACTTTACGGTAAAAGAAACATGACAGCACCCATTTCTTCCTTTGTCACCTCAGAACTGGTCCCTGCTATAAACTGATGCTTTACATTTGTTGTTGCAATCATTGGAATCATAACGATTAGATGAGATAATGTCGGGTTTTTCGCTTTTGTGTTTTTATTACAGGTGAGATCTGCCGCGCACATAAGGTTTTCTTCCACACAGATGCCGCACAAGCAATTGGTAAAATTCCTATGGATGTCAACAACATGAAAATTGATCTAATGAGCATCAGTGGCCATAAAATTTATGGGCCCAAAGGTACTTACTGAAGTGCTTTTCTAGAGAATTGTTTCCATGCCCACCTTAAGGTAACTACATAAGGTATGAAGTCAAACCTGTCTGTCATAGTGACTGTTACTGAAACTGTAGAAAACCAGACTAAAGTCTGGTATTGGACTGACTTTGGAGTAGTTCAGGCACTGCTGCCAGACTCAGAGCTGCAGTAAGTGGATCTTCAGTGCTGATGGGTTGTGAGGTGGCTTCACCGAAGGAAGAAACAGTATCTTATAATGGTGGCAGCATTAGGAGGAGTGGCTTTTCAGGAGTCATCTGCTTGGTGTGAAGCAGCATTGATGCTGAAAAGGTTGAAATGAAATCACTGGGTTATAGGGCAAAGTTTAGACCCGAGTGTAACTTGCAACGAGGAGATCAAAAGGTAACTGCAAAGTTTAAGTTCTTAGTGATTTTGGTTGTCTTCTACTTCCAATGGCTTCTTTCCCCCAACCCTGTTTGTGCATCTTCTTTGCAGAATGGGTTTTAAAATCCAGCTATGGATTTTCTAGTTGACTCCCACATAGTAAAAGTTCAGCTATTATCACTGTCATGGTCCATTTAGTTTGTGACACTGGATTTAGAAAGACAGAAATCAGGTTTGCTGTATTCTATGTGCTATTCAtaaacaaaaggcaaaattattatttttttcaatatgtcTTCTTTTTCTGTACGACCTCTCCTGAGAGCTGCAGACATATCTCTGGACGAGGACGAAGTTTTCAACCAATAACTTTGGGCAGGTGACAGACATAAATTTTCACAACTTATTATGACCAGAAGCTGCAACCATTCTTCCTGTGGTGACAGTCACTCATTAGGTATGCCAAGGCACATGAAGACACGGAAATCAAGTTTCTAGGTGAGGAGACTAGAGAGTGAAATTAGCTGGCTGTCAAAACTGGCTCATCTAATCTGCCCGTTGGAAATTGGTGTCACTGATGAGTCTCCCTAATAAGATGAAAGGGAGAGGACTCCTGGGACTGGTGCTGGCCTGGTAGTCCAAGGGAAAGGAGTTCTTCTAGAGCTTTCAGTTGGAAGTCAGTAAGGGAACATCAATGAATGAAATATCTGCACGTAAAAGCTTCAGTGCAAAGGGATGAACTTCAGCTGTGCACAGGAATTGTGAGAAGTAGGGGAAGTACTGAGTCCTTAGATGGCTGAAGCACACCGGGAAAAACTGAGCTTCTCCCATTCCCCTGAACGAAGAGGAACGTGAATGGTGGGAACAAACACCATTTCCTAGAAAATATTGTGCTTCTGTATGTGTTCACTACATTTTTCTCCAGTGAGGTGTCCAAGTGTGTGTTTGCTGTGGAAATAAGGAATGTTTCCAAACCTTGGAGTCCCTTTTCATAATTTCAGAACTGTGGGTGTATACTAAAACAGCTTTCCTTGTTTTCAAGGGGTTGGTGCTATCTATGTTCGCCGTCGACCGCGCGTCAGGCTAGAACCCCTGCAAAGTGGGGGAGGCCAGGAGAGAGGACTGCGGTCTGGAACTGTGCCCACTCCTTTAGCAGtgggcctgggggcagcatgTGAAGTGGCACAGCAAGAGATGGAGGTATGTGGGAGAAGATATTTGTCCCGGATTCCAGAAAATAATGTAACAGGGCCAGTTAGGTCTTAGATTCCTTAGGTCTTTTTCTGTCCGTGTGCCTGAATTAAATT contains:
- the ROMO1 gene encoding reactive oxygen species modulator 1, yielding MPVTVGPYGQSQPSCFDRVKMGFMMGFAVGMAAGALFGTFSCLRIGMRGRELMGGVGKTMMQSGGTFGTFMAIGMGIRC
- the NFS1 gene encoding cysteine desulfurase isoform X1, producing the protein MLLWRRLAALRAAPAPRRLSAAAPRPASALGPGQGAARGPGKAAVGAEPLPGPGAAAEPEVRVGPAGGARSRRSRGAPDGGSSSLPSGRSGDGDGALRPLYMDVQATTPLDPRVLDSMLPYLMAYYGNPHSRTHAYGWESEAAVEKARRQVADLIGADSREIIFTSGATESNNMAIKGVARFYKSRKKHIITTQTEHKCVLDSCRSLETEGFRVTYLPVKKNGLIDLKELEAAFQPDTSLVSVMTVNNEIGVKQPIHDIGEICRAHKVFFHTDAAQAIGKIPMDVNNMKIDLMSISGHKIYGPKGVGAIYVRRRPRVRLEPLQSGGGQERGLRSGTVPTPLAVGLGAACEVAQQEMEYDHKRISQLAERLVTKIMSEVPDVVMNGDREHRYPGCINLSFAYVEGESLLMALKDVALSSGSACTSASLEPSYVLRAIGTDEDLAHSSIRFGIGRFTTEEEVDYTVQKCIQHVKRLREMSPLWEMVQDGIDLKSIKWTQH
- the NFS1 gene encoding cysteine desulfurase isoform X2; this translates as MLLWRRLAALRAAPAPRRLSAAAPRPASALGPGQGAARGPGRSGDGDGALRPLYMDVQATTPLDPRVLDSMLPYLMAYYGNPHSRTHAYGWESEAAVEKARRQVADLIGADSREIIFTSGATESNNMAIKGVARFYKSRKKHIITTQTEHKCVLDSCRSLETEGFRVTYLPVKKNGLIDLKELEAAFQPDTSLVSVMTVNNEIGVKQPIHDIGEICRAHKVFFHTDAAQAIGKIPMDVNNMKIDLMSISGHKIYGPKGVGAIYVRRRPRVRLEPLQSGGGQERGLRSGTVPTPLAVGLGAACEVAQQEMEYDHKRISQLAERLVTKIMSEVPDVVMNGDREHRYPGCINLSFAYVEGESLLMALKDVALSSGSACTSASLEPSYVLRAIGTDEDLAHSSIRFGIGRFTTEEEVDYTVQKCIQHVKRLREMSPLWEMVQDGIDLKSIKWTQH